The genomic stretch CGACTCCGTCTCCCTGGCGATCATCGAGCAGCTCCAGGAGGACGGCCGCCGTCCGTACGCCGCGATCGGCAAGGCCGTGGGCCTGTCCGAGGCGGCGGTGCGGCAACGCGTACAGAAACTGCTCGACCAAGGCGTGATGCAGATCGTCGCGGTCACCGACCCCCTCACGGTCGGCTTCCGGCGGCAGGCGATGGTCGGGATCAACGTCGAGGGCGACCTCGACCCGGTGGCCGACGCCCTGACGGCCATGGAGGAGGTCGAGTACGTCGTCATGACCGCGGGCTCCTTCGATCTCCTCATCGAGATCGTCTGCGAGGACGACGACCACCTGCTGGAAATGATCAACAAGCGCATCCGCACGCTGCCCGGCGTCCGGACCACGGAGAGCTTCGTCTATCTCAAGCTCCGCAAGCAGACCTACACCTGGGGAACCAGATAGCCATGACCGCTGACCTCTCGAAGACGGCCTACGACCACCTGTGGATGCACTTCACCCGCATGTCGTCGTACGAGAACGCCCCCGTGCCGACGATCGTGCGCGGCGAGGGCACGAACATCTACGACGACAAGGGCAGGCGCTACATCGACGGCCTGGCCGGCCTGTTCGTCGTGCAGGCCGGGCACGGCCGCGCCGAACTCGCCGAGACCGCGCTCAAGCAGGCCCAGGACCTGGCGTTCTTCCCCATCTGGTCCTACGCCCACCCCAAGGCCGTGGAGCTCGCCGAGCGGCTGGCGCACCATGCGCCGGGCGACCTGAACAAGGTCTTCTTCACCACCGGCGGCGGCGAGGCCGTCGAGACCGCGTGGAAGCTGGCGAAGCAGTACTTCAAGCTCACCGGCAAGCCCACCAAGCACAAGGTGATATCGCGTGCGGTGGCCTACCACGGCACACCGCAGGGCGCGCTGTCCATCACCGGTCTCCCCGGCCTGAAGGCCCCGTTCGAGCCGCTGGTCCCGGGCGCCCACAAGGTCCCCAACACCAACATCTACCGGGCGCCGCTCTTCGGTGACGACCCGGAGGCGTTCGGCCGCTGGGCCGCCGACCAGATCGAGCAGCAGATCCTCTTCGAGGGCCCGGACACCGTCGCCGCCGTCTTCCTGGAGCCGGTGCAGAACGCGGGCGGCTGCTTCCCGCCCCCGCCCGGCTACTTCCAGCGCGTCCGCGAGATCTGCGACCGCCACGACGTGCTGCTCGTCTCCGACGAGGTCATCTGCGCCTTCGGCCGCCTGGGCACGATGTTCGCCTGCGACAAGTTCGACTACGTACCGGACATGATCACCTGCGCCAAGGGCATGACCTCCGGCTACTCCCCCATCGGCGCCTGCGTCATCTCCGACCGGCTGGCCGAGCCGTTCTACAAGGGCGACAACACCTTCCTGCACGGCTACACCTTCGGCGGCCACCCGGTCTCCGCCGCCGTCGCCTGCGCCAACCTCGACATCTTCGAGCGCGAGAACCTCAACCAGCACGTGCTGGACAAGGAGGACGCGTTCTTCTCCACCCTGAAGAAGCTCCACGACCTGCCGATCGTCGGCGACGTCCGCGGAAACGGCTTCTTCTACGGCATCGAACTCGTCAAGGACAAGACCACCAAGGAGTCCTTCGACGAGGAGGAGACCGAGCGCGTCCTGTACGGCTTCCTCTCCAAGGCCCTCTTCGAGAACGGCCTGTACTGCCGCGCCGACGACCGCGGCGACCCGGTCATCCAGCTCGCCCCGCCGCTCATCGCCGACCAGCCGGTCTTCGACGAAATCGAGCAGATTCTGCGGGGGACGCTGAAGGAGGCCTGGGAGAAGCTGTGAAGCCGGGGCGCACTCCTTGAGATGACGGGGCGTCCGGGGCCGGCTTCCCCCGGACCGCTCGGCTCGCGGCCCCGGCGTGCGCCGGGCGAGCCCGTACGCCCGCCGTCCACGCGAGCCGCGCTGCCGGCTCGCGCGCCCGCCCGTGGGGTGAGCAGGTCCGTGACCGTACGGACCTGCGCGCCTGCCGGGTGGGCGCGGTCCGCCCCGCAGCGCGCGGGCCCCGGACGCCTGCCGGCCCCGCCCTCCCCCCTTCAGCCCGCCTCTCTCACCCCTCCGCCCAGATTCTTCATATAAGCCTCCATTTGAGTGAACCTGGGCCGTGGTGCGCGCCGAGCGCCGAATACCGAGGGTCGCCACTCCTTACCGTGCCAGTGACCGATACCCTCCATGGTCGTTCACCCGGTCGGGGGAACGATCGGACGCGACGAGCATGAGGTGCGCAGATGGTGGCCCCACCTGACAACGACGTTCTCTGGGCGCGCGGCCTGCACCACACATACGCCGGCACCCGCGTGCTGACGGGGGTCTCCGTCAGTGTCCGCGAGGGCGAGATCCTCGCCGTCACCGGGCCCCGCGGCTGCGGCAAGACGACCCTCCTGCGGTGCCTTTCCGGCCAACTTGCGCCGGACAGCGGCGAAATCTGGTTCAACAGTTCACCGGTGCACACGCTCTCACCGGCCGGCCGGGAACGGCTGCGCCTGGAACGCTTCGGCTGGGTGGACACCGAACCGCACCTCGTCCCCGAGCTGACCGCCTGGGAGAACGCCGCCCTCCCGCTGCTCCTGCGCGGGACCGGCCACCGCGCCGCCAAGCAGACCGCCTGCGAGTGGCTGGAGCGTCTGGACGTGGGGATGTGCGCCCGCCAACGCCCCGGCCGCCTCGACCAGTCGCAGCGCCAGCGCGTCGCCGTCGCCCGCGCCCTGGCCGGCGCGCCGCGGGTGCTGTTCGCCGACGAGCCCACCGCGCCCCTGCACCGCGCGGACGCCGCGCAGGTCCTGCGCACCATCACCACGGCCGCCCGCTCGCACGAGATCACGGTCGTCCTCGCGACCCACGAGCCCGAGGCCGGCACCCTCGCGGACCGTACCGTGGCACTCCTCGACGGCCGCCGCGTCGGCGCCAAGGCCCCCGCCCCCGACAAGGAAAGCAGGGCAGAGTGCTCGCTCTCCGTCTAGCCCGCGGGGCCCACCCCCTCGTCCTGCTGCGCCGCCTGCTGGTCGCCGCCGCGTCCGGCGGCACCGGCTTCCTCCTGCTGGCCGCGCTCGGCCACGCCGCGGCCCACCCGGAGACGGC from Streptomyces albofaciens JCM 4342 encodes the following:
- a CDS encoding aspartate aminotransferase family protein codes for the protein MTADLSKTAYDHLWMHFTRMSSYENAPVPTIVRGEGTNIYDDKGRRYIDGLAGLFVVQAGHGRAELAETALKQAQDLAFFPIWSYAHPKAVELAERLAHHAPGDLNKVFFTTGGGEAVETAWKLAKQYFKLTGKPTKHKVISRAVAYHGTPQGALSITGLPGLKAPFEPLVPGAHKVPNTNIYRAPLFGDDPEAFGRWAADQIEQQILFEGPDTVAAVFLEPVQNAGGCFPPPPGYFQRVREICDRHDVLLVSDEVICAFGRLGTMFACDKFDYVPDMITCAKGMTSGYSPIGACVISDRLAEPFYKGDNTFLHGYTFGGHPVSAAVACANLDIFERENLNQHVLDKEDAFFSTLKKLHDLPIVGDVRGNGFFYGIELVKDKTTKESFDEEETERVLYGFLSKALFENGLYCRADDRGDPVIQLAPPLIADQPVFDEIEQILRGTLKEAWEKL
- a CDS encoding Lrp/AsnC family transcriptional regulator, translated to MATRDRNGTQSIDSVSLAIIEQLQEDGRRPYAAIGKAVGLSEAAVRQRVQKLLDQGVMQIVAVTDPLTVGFRRQAMVGINVEGDLDPVADALTAMEEVEYVVMTAGSFDLLIEIVCEDDDHLLEMINKRIRTLPGVRTTESFVYLKLRKQTYTWGTR
- a CDS encoding ABC transporter ATP-binding protein, which produces MVAPPDNDVLWARGLHHTYAGTRVLTGVSVSVREGEILAVTGPRGCGKTTLLRCLSGQLAPDSGEIWFNSSPVHTLSPAGRERLRLERFGWVDTEPHLVPELTAWENAALPLLLRGTGHRAAKQTACEWLERLDVGMCARQRPGRLDQSQRQRVAVARALAGAPRVLFADEPTAPLHRADAAQVLRTITTAARSHEITVVLATHEPEAGTLADRTVALLDGRRVGAKAPAPDKESRAECSLSV